In Acidobacteriota bacterium, a single genomic region encodes these proteins:
- a CDS encoding NAD(P)-dependent oxidoreductase, translating into MAEKGAEDSGRGDGMKGRQVLMTGATGYIGRELARRLLEAGAEVGVVTADPAQARDILGVGVPCWGREECLADGGPLEGRRLLLHAGFARPYAGEAEIARSLEFTGRLFARAAEARIPAVLLLSSRSVYGRATPPPWSEESPPAPSNPYGEAKFASEVMLGMVRRFSPLTRTCAVRLGTVSGGGEGLVDVFVLSRFVLAALRGDRIRIFGGSQEFDILDLRDAADALARLVREPAANWRPVYNLGSPVSQKIRHLAERAVALAAEHGRRGSVITTEPAGPDRTPRYGMDCARFCGGLGWRPLRSLDDTIRSLIEYYLPRLK; encoded by the coding sequence ATGGCGGAAAAGGGAGCCGAGGATTCGGGGCGGGGGGATGGCATGAAGGGGCGGCAGGTGCTGATGACCGGGGCAACCGGCTACATCGGGCGGGAGCTCGCCCGGCGGCTCCTCGAGGCGGGGGCGGAAGTGGGCGTGGTCACGGCCGACCCGGCGCAGGCGCGGGATATCCTGGGGGTGGGCGTACCCTGCTGGGGCCGGGAGGAATGCCTCGCGGATGGCGGGCCGCTCGAAGGGCGGCGGCTCCTGCTCCATGCGGGCTTTGCCCGGCCGTACGCCGGCGAGGCGGAGATCGCCCGCAGCCTCGAGTTCACCGGTCGCCTTTTTGCCCGGGCCGCGGAGGCGCGCATTCCGGCCGTGCTGCTGCTCTCCTCGCGCAGCGTCTACGGTCGGGCAACCCCCCCTCCCTGGAGCGAGGAGTCGCCGCCGGCGCCCTCCAATCCTTATGGCGAAGCGAAGTTCGCTTCGGAGGTGATGCTGGGGATGGTGAGGCGTTTTTCCCCGCTGACCCGGACCTGCGCGGTCCGGCTGGGGACGGTGTCGGGCGGGGGGGAGGGATTGGTCGATGTCTTCGTCCTCTCCCGTTTCGTGCTGGCGGCGCTCCGGGGGGATCGGATCCGCATCTTCGGGGGGAGCCAGGAGTTCGACATCCTCGACCTGCGGGACGCGGCGGACGCCTTGGCGCGCCTGGTCCGGGAGCCGGCCGCGAACTGGCGCCCGGTCTACAATCTCGGTTCTCCTGTTTCGCAAAAGATCCGCCACCTGGCGGAGCGGGCGGTGGCGCTCGCGGCCGAACACGGTAGGCGGGGATCAGTGATCACGACCGAGCCTGCCGGGCCGGACAGGACCCCGCGCTACGGCATGGACTGCGCACGGTTCTGTGGCGGCCTCGGCTGGCGCCCCCTCCGCTCCCTCGACGACACCATCCGTTCCCTGATCGAATACTACCTTCCCCGCCTCAAATGA
- a CDS encoding sigma-70 family RNA polymerase sigma factor produces MLHQALSMPGVCGGQASDRAEPRLALDEEAFCALYQSVAPALAGYIRKICLDAPLTEDLLQETFYRFLRAGPPGMDPRQTKAYLYRIATSLIVDHWRHTKQRQKRESFWHWLRIPGSEAGMEPAADGVELLSGLPPREQALLRLAYVEGFDHGEIAAALGLREKSVRVLLFRARRKLALILKRRNLRDGAKGAV; encoded by the coding sequence ATGCTTCACCAGGCACTGTCCATGCCGGGGGTATGCGGGGGCCAGGCGTCCGACCGGGCGGAGCCGCGCCTCGCCCTGGACGAAGAAGCCTTTTGCGCCCTCTACCAATCGGTCGCCCCGGCACTCGCGGGGTATATCCGTAAAATCTGCCTCGACGCTCCGCTGACCGAAGACCTCCTGCAGGAGACCTTCTACCGCTTTCTCCGGGCAGGACCGCCGGGAATGGATCCGCGACAGACGAAAGCCTACCTCTACAGGATCGCGACCTCTCTGATCGTGGACCACTGGCGGCATACGAAGCAGCGGCAAAAGCGCGAGAGCTTCTGGCACTGGCTGCGCATTCCCGGGTCCGAAGCCGGGATGGAACCCGCGGCGGACGGAGTGGAGTTACTCTCCGGACTTCCACCACGGGAGCAGGCACTGTTGCGGCTGGCCTACGTCGAGGGGTTCGACCACGGCGAGATCGCCGCCGCGCTCGGGCTGCGTGAGAAAAGCGTTCGCGTGCTCCTTTTCCGGGCACGCAGGAAACTTGCGCTCATCCTGAAACGACGGAACCTCCGGGATGGCGCGAAAGGAGCCGTGTGA
- a CDS encoding 4-oxalocrotonate tautomerase has product MPHIIVKLYPGRPRAVLDRLAEKIAADVMEIAGCDRKAVSVAIEEVPQADWAERVYRPDILEKAEALALKPGYNPFG; this is encoded by the coding sequence ATGCCTCATATCATCGTAAAGCTCTATCCGGGGAGGCCTCGAGCGGTGCTTGACCGGCTGGCCGAAAAGATTGCGGCGGATGTCATGGAGATCGCGGGGTGCGACCGGAAGGCGGTATCAGTGGCCATCGAGGAGGTGCCCCAGGCGGATTGGGCCGAACGCGTTTACCGCCCTGATATCCTTGAGAAGGCAGAGGCTCTGGCCCTGAAGCCCGGCTACAACCCGTTCGGCTGA
- a CDS encoding PAS domain-containing protein: MNDQPGFQKPPDDLRTRRYVLGAIIFLALALATTHTFLHRTSVGSHRFIGMTWIVYTGTFLALLALLILATILGRNLIKLYFERRSGQLGSGFKTKLVRTFIGLSLLPALLLFLLAYTLINSSIERWFRAPTAQMMDKSRILAEQYYAEAEERAKHFAASIAGRVRPGGDVPAASGEEASLRLGELAAEFAVGAVEVYRSDGRLAASSGPALSPAAHGEIRAALVRQALQGTPGFGVHRVDPDDPWNEISYAAAPIAGPDGRAAGAVLTESLHPTSAQTWADAVMDAYQKYGQLEREQRSLRFNILLILVLATLLIVFAFAWFALYLAKRITVPIQALAEGAAAVAAGNLGHRVRCQAFDELGSLVTRFNRMTADLEENERRIQGAQESLRRSSLENENRRRYIEAILQTIATGVIALDAQGRVRTMNQAALGMLGIAPPGENAALEEVLGQPASGALRRLLRKAEVLGTVVKNIELAGPGGTLQIAATATPLVDTAGARAGWVVVLDDMTELLRMEKMAAWQEVARRLAHEIKNPLTPIQLSAERILKRYKQLELHDPKEGAGSWREESGKFDRLLEESVKVIIQEAGSLKSLVDEFSRFARLPEVRPEDVDLNRILEQTLRLYDGRIQGVEVRREFGEIPTLRLDPEQMKRVFINLFDNALEALARKDEAPVSPLASATGRKDPAAGRERAGTEQESPGAPDRTAVSGEAGKKILQVRTFWDRARRRARVEIGDNGGGFPEEYRDSVFLPYFSIRKGGTGLGLAIVRQIVADHGGEVRAEANAPFGTRIVIDLPLGLN, encoded by the coding sequence ATGAACGACCAGCCAGGCTTCCAGAAACCCCCGGACGATCTCCGGACGCGGCGCTACGTGCTCGGCGCGATCATCTTCCTCGCCCTGGCGCTCGCGACGACTCACACCTTCCTGCACCGGACATCGGTCGGGAGCCATCGCTTCATCGGGATGACGTGGATCGTCTATACCGGGACCTTCCTGGCACTGCTGGCCCTGCTGATCCTGGCTACGATCCTGGGGCGCAACCTCATCAAGCTCTATTTCGAGCGCCGAAGCGGTCAGCTCGGAAGCGGTTTCAAGACCAAGCTCGTGCGCACCTTCATCGGCCTTTCGCTCCTTCCGGCGCTGCTGCTGTTCCTGCTGGCCTACACCCTCATCAACTCCTCCATCGAAAGGTGGTTCCGCGCGCCCACGGCGCAGATGATGGACAAGAGCCGCATCCTGGCCGAGCAGTACTACGCCGAAGCCGAGGAGCGGGCGAAGCATTTCGCCGCGAGCATCGCCGGCCGCGTCCGCCCCGGTGGGGATGTCCCGGCCGCGTCGGGGGAGGAGGCGTCGCTTCGTCTTGGGGAACTCGCCGCGGAATTCGCGGTCGGCGCCGTCGAGGTCTACCGGTCCGACGGGCGGCTGGCGGCCTCCTCGGGGCCGGCGCTTTCCCCCGCCGCGCACGGGGAGATCCGCGCGGCGCTGGTCCGGCAGGCGCTTCAGGGAACGCCCGGTTTCGGCGTCCACCGCGTCGATCCCGACGACCCCTGGAACGAGATCAGCTACGCCGCGGCCCCCATCGCCGGCCCCGACGGCCGGGCGGCAGGGGCGGTCCTGACCGAAAGCCTGCACCCGACGAGCGCGCAGACCTGGGCGGACGCCGTGATGGACGCCTACCAGAAGTACGGCCAGCTGGAGCGGGAGCAGCGCTCGCTCCGCTTCAACATCCTACTCATCCTGGTGCTGGCGACGCTCCTGATCGTTTTCGCCTTTGCCTGGTTCGCCCTCTACCTGGCCAAGCGCATCACTGTCCCGATCCAGGCGCTGGCGGAAGGGGCGGCCGCCGTCGCCGCGGGAAACCTCGGGCACCGGGTCCGGTGCCAGGCGTTCGACGAACTGGGGAGCCTGGTGACCCGGTTCAACCGGATGACGGCCGACCTCGAGGAAAACGAGCGCCGCATCCAGGGGGCGCAGGAAAGCCTGCGCCGCAGCAGCCTCGAGAACGAGAACCGCCGCCGCTACATCGAGGCCATCCTGCAGACGATTGCCACCGGCGTGATCGCCCTGGACGCCCAGGGCCGGGTCCGGACCATGAACCAGGCCGCGCTGGGGATGCTGGGGATTGCGCCGCCAGGTGAAAACGCCGCCCTGGAGGAGGTGCTCGGCCAGCCGGCGTCCGGTGCGCTCCGACGGCTGCTCCGGAAGGCGGAGGTGCTCGGGACCGTCGTCAAGAACATCGAGCTGGCCGGGCCGGGCGGGACGCTGCAGATCGCGGCCACGGCCACACCCCTCGTCGACACCGCCGGCGCGCGCGCGGGCTGGGTGGTGGTGCTCGACGATATGACCGAACTTCTCCGGATGGAGAAGATGGCGGCGTGGCAGGAGGTGGCCCGCCGCCTGGCCCACGAGATCAAGAACCCCCTCACCCCCATCCAGCTTTCGGCCGAAAGGATCTTGAAAAGGTATAAACAGCTGGAGCTTCACGATCCGAAGGAGGGGGCGGGCTCCTGGCGGGAGGAATCAGGGAAGTTCGATCGCCTCCTCGAAGAGAGCGTCAAGGTCATCATCCAGGAGGCGGGGTCCCTCAAGAGCCTCGTCGACGAGTTTTCGCGCTTCGCCCGCCTCCCGGAGGTGCGGCCCGAGGACGTGGACCTGAACCGGATCCTGGAACAGACGCTCCGGCTCTACGACGGACGGATTCAGGGGGTGGAGGTGCGGAGGGAGTTCGGAGAGATTCCGACGCTCCGGCTCGACCCGGAGCAGATGAAGCGGGTGTTCATCAATTTGTTCGATAATGCGCTCGAGGCCCTTGCACGCAAGGATGAGGCACCCGTTTCCCCCTTGGCTTCGGCAACGGGCCGGAAGGATCCGGCGGCGGGGCGCGAGCGGGCGGGGACGGAGCAGGAAAGCCCGGGCGCTCCCGACCGGACGGCAGTGTCGGGAGAGGCGGGAAAGAAGATCCTCCAGGTCCGCACATTCTGGGACCGGGCGCGCCGGCGGGCGCGGGTGGAGATCGGCGACAACGGGGGAGGCTTTCCCGAGGAGTACCGGGACAGCGTTTTTCTCCCCTATTTCTCGATTCGCAAGGGGGGGACCGGGCTGGGACTCGCCATCGTGCGCCAGATCGTGGCAGACCACGGCGGGGAGGTGCGGGCCGAGGCGAACGCCCCTTTCGGCACGAGGATCGTCATCGACCTCCCGCTGGGTCTGAACTGA
- a CDS encoding sigma-54-dependent Fis family transcriptional regulator: MHSAVLIVDDEQGVQTSLRGILEDAGFEPEAVSSGEQALELLTGREFAVVLLDIWLPGMDGLEALAGIRRLAPETSVVMISGHGSIEAAVRATKLGAYDFIEKPLSLEKTVLVVTNAERQYRLERENRLLRAEVERKYAMIGDSVPMQALRQQIAFAAPSNGRVLISGENGTGKELVAHLLHLRSLRRDKPFVEMNCAAIPEELIESELFGHVKGSFTGAGGDKEGKFVQADGGTLFLDEVGDMSPKTQAKVLRALEQQSFSPVGSNAMVRVDVRVIASTNKKLEREIERGNFREDLYYRLNVIPFEIPPLRERKEDIPPLAAHFLDQFARKYRRKPPAMGKKALAVLESYDWPGNVRELRNIMERIVIMTQQPRIDVYDLPEAMLERALSAEPAPEDGSTLHAARERFERDFILQKLVEHRGNVSRAAEALGIERSNLYRKIRQLGIPWSGRETDGTE, encoded by the coding sequence GTGCATTCGGCGGTACTGATCGTAGACGACGAGCAGGGGGTGCAGACCTCGCTCCGGGGGATCCTCGAGGACGCCGGGTTCGAGCCGGAGGCCGTTTCGAGCGGGGAACAGGCGCTCGAGCTCCTCACCGGACGGGAATTCGCCGTGGTGCTCCTGGACATCTGGCTGCCCGGCATGGACGGGCTCGAGGCGCTGGCCGGGATACGGCGCCTGGCGCCGGAAACGTCCGTCGTCATGATCTCGGGGCACGGGTCGATCGAGGCGGCCGTGCGTGCCACCAAGCTGGGGGCGTACGACTTCATCGAGAAGCCGTTGTCGCTCGAGAAGACCGTCCTGGTGGTCACGAACGCCGAGCGGCAGTACCGGCTGGAGCGGGAGAACCGCCTGCTGCGGGCGGAGGTGGAGCGCAAGTACGCCATGATCGGCGATTCGGTGCCGATGCAGGCGCTGCGCCAGCAGATCGCCTTCGCGGCGCCGTCGAACGGCCGGGTGCTGATCTCGGGGGAAAACGGTACCGGGAAGGAGCTGGTGGCCCACCTGCTCCACCTCCGCAGCCTGCGGCGGGACAAGCCCTTCGTGGAGATGAACTGCGCCGCCATCCCGGAGGAGCTGATCGAGAGTGAGCTCTTCGGGCACGTGAAGGGGTCCTTCACCGGCGCGGGCGGGGACAAGGAGGGGAAGTTCGTCCAGGCCGACGGCGGCACGCTCTTCCTGGACGAGGTAGGCGACATGAGCCCGAAGACCCAGGCGAAGGTGCTGCGGGCGCTCGAGCAGCAGAGCTTTTCCCCGGTGGGGAGCAACGCGATGGTCCGGGTGGACGTGCGCGTCATCGCCTCCACCAACAAGAAGCTGGAGCGGGAGATCGAACGCGGGAACTTTCGCGAAGACCTCTACTACCGGCTCAACGTGATTCCTTTCGAGATCCCCCCCCTGCGGGAGCGGAAGGAGGATATCCCGCCGCTGGCGGCCCATTTCCTGGACCAGTTCGCGCGCAAGTACCGGCGCAAGCCGCCGGCCATGGGGAAGAAGGCGCTCGCGGTGCTCGAATCGTACGACTGGCCGGGGAATGTGCGGGAGCTGCGCAATATCATGGAGCGCATCGTGATCATGACCCAGCAGCCGCGCATCGACGTGTACGACCTGCCGGAGGCGATGCTCGAGCGTGCGCTCTCCGCGGAGCCCGCTCCGGAGGATGGGTCCACGCTCCACGCGGCCCGGGAGCGGTTTGAGCGCGATTTCATCCTGCAGAAGCTGGTGGAGCACCGGGGGAACGTCAGCCGGGCGGCCGAGGCGCTCGGCATCGAGCGGAGCAACCTCTACCGCAAGATCCGCCAGCTGGGCATCCCCTGGTCCGGCCGCGAGACCGACGGCACCGAATAG
- a CDS encoding tRNA (cytidine(34)-2'-O)-methyltransferase codes for MIHIALYKPEIHPNTGNIARLAAANGLPLHLVGRLGFRIDDRSVKRAGLDYWPHVDLRREKDLEELRGALGDARLLYFSAKAERAYTDVDYRPGDCLVFGSESRGLPPGLLEENREHTLRIPMLTANVRCLNLSSSVAIAVYEALRQIGAFPPERETP; via the coding sequence ATGATCCACATCGCGCTCTACAAGCCGGAGATCCACCCGAACACCGGCAACATCGCCCGCCTGGCTGCGGCAAACGGGCTGCCGCTGCACTTGGTCGGGCGGCTCGGTTTCCGTATCGACGACCGCTCGGTGAAGCGGGCGGGGCTCGACTACTGGCCCCACGTCGACCTTCGCCGGGAAAAGGACCTGGAGGAGCTGCGGGGGGCGCTCGGGGATGCGCGCCTCCTCTACTTCAGCGCAAAGGCGGAACGGGCATACACGGACGTGGACTACCGCCCCGGGGACTGCCTGGTTTTCGGCTCCGAATCGCGCGGGCTCCCCCCCGGGCTGCTGGAGGAAAACCGGGAGCACACGCTGCGAATCCCGATGCTCACCGCGAACGTCCGGTGCCTGAACCTCTCTTCCTCGGTCGCCATCGCCGTCTACGAGGCGCTCCGCCAGATCGGCGCTTTCCCCCCGGAGCGCGAGACGCCATGA